The window atcGCCGGGATTAAAACACTTTCGTGCATATAAGCATCTTCCTTTGCTTTCAGTGTATCTCACCTCAACACTCTCATGAATGCTCTCCAGATCCCATGGTTGAATTAGTTCATCAGGAACAACGTCTGCCTCGTCAATATTATGTTCATCGGTTGCAATCCCTCCTTCTTCGTCAACAGCCAACTCTTCTAATTCTGCATCATCATCGTTAAACCCAAATTCCCTGGCTTCAACTCCTTCGTTAACACTAAATGCTTCTTTGAAGTGATATCTAATCATTTCTGGGTAAATAGAGACGTCATCGTTTTTGTTTTTCATCCTGTAGTAACTCtcatcttcattattatcaaatgcTCGATCAAACGACTCATCCTCATCTACTTCTCCTTCCTCTCCTTCCTCTccttcctcttcttcaaCTTCATCTTCCAAGTCTTCTTCATGATATTCATATCCATCCTCTTCATCATAATCCGAGTCAGCATCttgttctttttttattaaagtttttttgTATTCTGCAGTAGATAAAGTTACCCATCTATCATCTCCAAAATCAACTACTGGCCTCAACTTTGTACctgtattattttcataatatGACGAcataattcaattttaattataaattgaGATAATTGCTCACTACTGCTTTCTTAGTGCACTTTTGCAAACTATTGTTCGTTTCCTTTGACGGGTACAATCGATTAATTCctctaaataatttaacTAATAGCAATAAATccatatattttatattgtaAGAAAGAATACTTTCCAGGTATTATCTAGTTAGTATTATGCCTTTCGATCAAATAACCTGTCATTTTatactttattaaatgtaCTTGTTATGCACCTTTTTTGCCGCCTGTGAGTTTATTGCCCGCTGAAAAAAAGACGGGAAGAGCATGCTTGATCATTTTATCCAAATAGCTATCCTATAAACGTTTTTGTGTGATCAACCAAAACTTTATCAGAGTTTGTTTTTAATGTGTGTGCGTTTTTAGGGCTTAACaaacattaattaataGGAATGATTTTAGAAAATTTGTGTTGATTTAGGCATCACTATTGCTCTTTAATAATCGATTATAATTTATAGAGCGGCGCGCGATAATTTGTTTGTAAAATATTCCTCTATTTATATAACTTGTAAGGttagaataaaaatataatttgcattaattatttatatctttAAAGTATATCAAGTTCGATTAAATAAAAGgtgataatttaattgttttttaatACTTATTTCCACTTGATATTGCTGGTAAATTGAATTCATATCGGAAACTAAATGGCAAAAAAAAACGAtaagaataagaaaaaaagatacATTGAGTGGTTGAAAGAAGTGGAGAAGGACAGTAGAAAAAGAGCAGAAGTGAATGCCATGAAAAGACAAAATATGAAAAGCAAAACTgagaatataattaatggCCAAAAAGATGTATGCATGAATATAGTTAAGgtaaagaagaagaaggtTAAATTAGACAGGAAAGGCCAAAAAAGACTAAATAAACTATCTGGTaagtttctttttattaatctCTCTTGAttcaatcaaattaattcGTGAATTAATGTCTAATTTTAAGGTATTAAGAAGAGTAATACCTCAATGGATTTATAAGGTAGCTTTTTATATAATAGCAAAATTATGTAGCTTAACTCCAAATAATAGtgatttttaataaattatttcatttaattatttttttgatcGCTTTTATTTTAGTTACCCTCTGTGGgggaaaaaattaataagtggagccaaaaaatattggtaactgaagaaaatttttcTACTCTAGAAAGTGATTTCATTGAGTTTCATACTTtgtattattgaattttgcTTCAGATGGTGATCATTatattgttttaatattgcCATTAAGTCTCAAATTAAGTAGTagttaatttaaatgaatGTACATGTGTACATTTATATGCATATATATAGATAAAATATaagagaattaaataaatattttaataaagagaATGAAGTCTGACAAGCCTTCGTATTCTGAAAAAAATGGTTTACCAAATATTTGCATGGTATCTGACTTTTTTTATCCTGGTTTAGGCGGAGTTGAAATGCACATTTATGAATTATCTCAATGTTTGATGGTCCGTGGATATAAGGTTATTGTTGTTACTCACAGCAGGAATGATAGATATGGCGTTAGATATATGGGTATTGGCCTGaaagtttattatttgcCCTACAAAAGTATCTATGATAATGTTGTTTATCCTTCTTTATTTACCCTATTCCCTTTATTCAGGCAGATCCTTATCAGAGAAAAAATAGATATTGTTCATGGCCATCAATCAGTTTCAATGCTAGCACTAGAATGCTTATTTCATGCCACTACAATGGGATACAGAGTGGTATTTACTGATCATTCATTATTTGGACTTTCAAATTATGATTCAATTCACGcgaataatttttttagGATAAATTTATCCTGTATTGACAATGTGATTTGTGTTTCACACACaaacaagaaaaatttgatatatagatcattaatttctccAAAAAATGTCACTGTAATACCAAATGCAATAGATAGCAATGATTTTTTACCCAATCCAAATTACAAGTctccaataaataatgaagtCATTGTTATTTCAATTTGCAGAATGACTTATAGGAAGGGCGTTGATCTACTTGTCGAAATAATTCCAAGAATATGCAACAGCGACCCGAATGTAAGATTCATACTAGGAGGAGACGGCCCAAAAAAACATTTATTACATGAAATGTGTAAAAAGTACAATCTTTCGAATAGAGTTGAACTTCTTGGTTCTGTTCCTCACACACAAGTTTGTCGAGTTTTGCAAAGAGgacatatttttttaaatacatCTTTGACGGAAGCGTTTGGAATCAGTATTATTGAGGCAGCATCATGTGGTCTGCTTGTTGTTTCTTCAAATGTAGGAGGTATTCCCGAAATTCTTCCTCAAGAATTCCTTAGGCTTTCAAACCcttctatttcaaatatGGTGAACGAGCTTAAAATTGCagtaaatattattagagaAGGAAAATTTGATCCATATTCATCACATAAGAAAATCTCAGCAATGTATTCATGGCATGACATTGCAAAGAGGACAGTTTCTGTATATCAGAAGTCGAATCAAGTTGATATTATTGGTACTAAGGAAAGAATATTACGTATATATAAGACAGGGAATTTAATAGGAAAGATATTTGCTCTAATAGCAGCGCTagattattttatttggtTCTTTCTAGAGTTTTTCTACCCAAAAGAATCAATCGAGCATTGCATCGATTTTCCTGGAATCTCTTAGATTTAATATCTTGTATATTAATGTTAagtattatcaaaatttttctatttctcTCCACAAATATTCAGCGTTGCTAACTTTGTCTAAGagctttatttatttagcttatttataatttggAAACTTACTGTTTTCATGAATTTGTAGTTGAAATGTCTCGGTTTTTGTCGGGTAATTTACTGGAATAAAGTGGCCTTGTATAAAAGATTCGGAAATCAATGACCAAGTTATCATAGAAATACTCtgatacatttttttttttgcataCAACACATCCTCTGAATCTCTCATCGATTTTAATagattcttctttttttctaataataatgcaTACCTACTATGAACACTTGACAATTCTTTCTCGATCTCCTCACATTTTGATGACATCAAGGCACTGCGTTTATTGtcttctttaaaattgTTGTAAATTTCATTACCACTATTATTACATATATTTTCTCCATTTTCAAGTTCCTCTAAGTAGCTATTTTCTATTGATTTGATATCTAGAAGAATATATTTAGTAAATTattgtaaataaataatgtatTAAACTAACCATCAATTAGCATCTGCAGCTTGTCATAAGtagatttaatataattttctaGCTCAGCAATTTCATTTTGGATCTGAGATAGAACATCTGTTTCGCCCCCTAAATGTTCATAAATACCAGCTATTTCCTGTGTTAACAGTATTAtctctttaatattttcattaaattgaGGCGAAATAGACATTTTTCTAACTCCTCTCCCAACCCTATTTCTATCTTGAATTGATTCAAAcattaaaagaattaaaataaattgattttttgcTTGAAACCTCAATATGAATTTCTGATTTCAAAGAATCAAGTTGATTCTTTtgtatttcaatatttaaaaaataattctatcCACTTAAAAAACTACGCCCGCATATCGATTTTATTTGTCATTTGCATGTAAAGTAAACTTACAAATAAGGacacaaaaaataaatatatgaaattatttaagaattaatagcaatattgaaagtaatattattgatcaACTCCGCCATTTACAATTTCGACATTAACCTTCTCTGATCCTTGAGGGCTGTCCTTGATATCTGGCAAATTCGTTCTGTAAGCTGTACTATTTTGGTATTTATTCAGAAGAGAGAGGCCCATTCCCCTGGTAAAGTCGGGATCAATAAATACTGCTTGATTTTCAATTCCGCCGATATTTTTTCCTCTTCTAATTTTCGCGTAACCCTTCTTTCCCCAATTAGCTCCCCACGAGTTTCGAATAATCCAATATGGAATACCATTTTCTTCACCCCAGCCTACAATAGCAATAGCGTGATTGGTGTATTCCCATCCATTTAATTGCTTATTTGGTAAGTCGCAATATTTGGTATGATCATTAGGTATTGAGTCATATACCCCATTATCGTATACCAATAAGGATGTATCTATATGCATTGCAACTGCTATCGGACCattcttaaatatttcttctttcatCCTATCTTCATCGCAGCAACCATAGCAACCGCCTACATAGCCATATTCTTCCGCATACATTCTTTCACCTTCTTCACAGTAAATTCGGTCTTCAATTTCAGGTGTTATAAATGGCGAAAAATTACATTCCTGATTTGAATCCGCATAGTATCCCATACACTTTTCCGACGATATTCCTATTTCTTCAGCTTGTCTGCCGACCAAAAATGGATAGCCACCCTCGCATCCTTGATTAAAAGGAGAACATGAAAGAACTGATTGTGGTGAAAGcaaaattttttcttctctcGAAGCTCCATTTGtcaatttgtttaatttcaaCTCTGCTCTTTTTGCTAAAATATAAAC is drawn from Cryptosporidium parvum Iowa II chromosome 4, whole genome shotgun sequence and contains these coding sequences:
- a CDS encoding PIG-A like N-acetylglucosaminyl-phosphatidylinositol biosynthetic protein: INILIKRMKSDKPSYSEKNGLPNICMVSDFFYPGLGGVEMHIYELSQCLMVRGYKVIVVTHSRNDRYGVRYMGIGLKVYYLPYKSIYDNVVYPSLFTLFPLFRQILIREKIDIVHGHQSVSMLALECLFHATTMGYRVVFTDHSLFGLSNYDSIHANNFFRINLSCIDNVICVSHTNKKNLIYRSLISPKNVTVIPNAIDSNDFLPNPNYKSPINNEVIVISICRMTYRKGVDLLVEIIPRICNSDPNVRFILGGDGPKKHLLHEMCKKYNLSNRVELLGSVPHTQVCRVLQRGHIFLNTSLTEAFGISIIEAASCGLLVVSSNVGGIPEILPQEFLRLSNPSISNMVNELKIAVNIIREGKFDPYSSHKKISAMYSWHDIAKRTVSVYQKSNQVDIIGTKERILRIYKTGNLIGKIFALIAALDYFIWFFLEFFYPKESIEHCIDFPGIS